In Raphanus sativus cultivar WK10039 chromosome 5, ASM80110v3, whole genome shotgun sequence, the following proteins share a genomic window:
- the LOC108857912 gene encoding uncharacterized protein LOC108857912, with product MTKRRICFIVSGIIFVLFITFMTILILSQTVFKPKHPILQTLSTTVEGVSTHISPPLDVQINFTLTLQMLMKNPNLADFEYKTVENLVYYRDILVGNLTLPSSTLPAKGSAILSCPLVLQIDKFVANLGDILQDILQRKIVIETKANMPGKVTVLGIFKAHLNTTSHCKLVLSVPSMKVVDQVCDLDAKL from the coding sequence ATGACCAAACGTCGTATTTGTTTCATAGTTTCTGGAATCATTTTTGTCCTTTTTATCACCTTTATGACCATTTTGATCCTTTCACAGACCGTGTTCAAACCAAAACATCCTATATTACAAACCTTGTCTACGACAGTTGAAGGTGTATCCACACATATATCACCACCACTTGACGTCCAGATCAATTTCACACTTACACTCCAAATGCTGATGAAGAATCCTAATCTTGCCGATTTTGAATACAAGACCGTAGAAAATTTGGTTTATTATAGGGATATTCTGGTGGGAAATCTCACTCTTCCTTCGAGCACACTTCCAGCCAAAGGCTCAGCGATTTTGTCATGTCCTCTTGTTCTTCAGATTGATAAATTTGTTGCCAATTTAGGTGATATTTTGCAAGATATATTGCAAAGAAAAATTGTTATAGAGACAAAGGCAAATATGCCAGGGAAAGTTACAGTGTTGGGAATCTTTAAGGCACACTTGAATACAACATCACATTGCAAACTTGTACTTAGCGTTCCTTCAATGAAAGTGGTGGATCAAGTGTGTGATCTTGAcgctaaactataa
- the LOC108862357 gene encoding leucine-rich repeat receptor-like serine/threonine-protein kinase At2g14510, producing MSHLRLILLSAAVFSLVSSTLSQPSPPSAILIDCGASVSSVINGRRWQPDEAFISTGTSRNVSEQVLDQVLSTVRSFPLNNNLLLGRRSKFCYAVAVSRGWKYMVRTTYFYGGVNGKANPPPVFDQIVDGTLWGVVNTTADYADGLASYYEGVFLAQGKSLTVCVASNSYTASDPFISALEVVRLDGTVYNSTDFRGYGLSLVARHAFGHSGPLIRFPDDEFDRFWEPYSINSTVPNNRKLEVSGFWNLPPSRIFNTDLRATQVQPLEFTWPPLPLKNSVYYIALYFAHDSDSLPGGGGSSRVFDVSVNGVTYYRELSVTPAGAVIFASRWPLEGLTTLTLSPRSGSTLAPLINGGEMFEVIALGGRTLVRDATALNAIKGSFENVPVDWNGDPCMPKNYSWTGVTCSEGPRIRIVALNLTSMGLSGSLAPEVARLTALSSIWLGNNSLSGSIPDMGSLKLLESVHLEDNRFSGTFPSFFSGVPRLRELFLQNNNLTGQVPSNLLQKPGLYLRTSGNPFLTQPPR from the exons ATGTCCCATCTCCGCCTCATCCTCCTCTCGGCCGCCGTGTTCTCCCTCGTCTCCTCCACTCTCTCTCAGCCCTCTCCACCCTCCG CGATCCTGATCGACTGCGGCGCCTCCGTCTCATCCGTAATCAACGGCCGGAGATGGCAACCCGACGAAGCTTTCATCTCCACCGGAACCTCCAGAAACGTCTCTGAACAAGTGCTCGACCAAGTCTTGTCCACCGTCAGATCCTTCCCTCTCAACAACAACCTCCTCCTCGGCCGCCGCAGCAAGTTCTGCTACGCCGTCGCCGTCTCCCGCGGCTGGAAGTACATGGTCAGAACCACTTACTTCTACGGAGGAGTCAACGGGAAAGCCAACCCCCCGCCGGTGTTCGATCAGATCGTCGACGGGACGCTCTGGGGAGTCGTCAACACCACGGCGGACTACGCCGACGGCCTCGCTTCCTACTACGAAGGAGTGTTTCTGGCGCAGGGGAAGTCCTTAACCGTCTGCGTCGCTTCCAACTCTTACACAGCTTCTGATCCTTTCATCTCGGCCTTGGAGGTTGTTAGGCTCGACGGCACTGTTTACAACTCCACTGACTTCAGAGGTTATGGGCTAAGCCTTGTTGCTAGGCATGCTTTTGGTCACAGCGGACCACTCATCAG GTTTCCGGATGATGAGTTTGATAGGTTCTGGGAGCCGTACTCCATCAACTCGACAGTACCAAACAATCGGAAACTAGAGGTTTCGGGTTTCTGGAACCTCCCGCCTTCGAGGATATTCAACACGGATCTAAGAGCTACTCAGGTTCAACCTCTGGAGTTCACATGGCCTCCGCTGCCTTTAAAAAACTCTGTTTATTATATCGCGCTCTACTTCGCTCACGACTCTGATTCCCTCCCGGGCGGTGGTGGATCTAGTAGAGTATTTGATGTTTCCGTGAACGGTGTAACGTATTATAGAGAGCTCTCTGTCACTCCGGCTGGCGCGGTTATATTCGCGAGCAGGTGGCCTCTCGAAGGTCTCACGACGTTAACTCTGAGTCCTAGAAGCGGCTCGACGCTTGCTCCTCTGATCAATGGTGGTGAGATGTTTGAGGTGATTGCTCTTGGAGGGAGAACTCTTGTTCGAGATG CGACTGCTCTGAATGCTATTAAAGGTAGTTTCGAGAACGTACCGGTTGATTGGAATGGGGATCCTTGTATGCCTAAGAACTACTCTTGGACTGGAGTTACCTGCTCTGAAGGTCCCCGGATACGAATAGTAGCTTT GAACTTAACGAGTATGGGACTTTCAGGTTCGTTAGCACCTGAAGTTGCAAGATTAACAGCTTTGTCCTCTAT TTGGCTGGGAAACAATTCTCTCTCGGGAAGTATACCTGACATGGGTTCACTCAAACTACTTGAATCAGT GCACTTGGAAGACAATCGTTTCAGTGGAACTTTTCCTTCATTTTTCAGTGGAGTGCCACGCTTGCGAGAGCT GTTCTTGCAAAACAATAACCTAACAGGCCAAGTTCCTAGCAATCTTCTTCAGAAGCCAGGACTTTATCTACG GACTTCTGGTAATCCCTTTCTGACTCAACCGCCACGTTGA
- the LOC108860786 gene encoding sugar transport protein 6 — translation MAVVVSSNGNAPAFEAKLTVYVFICVVIAAFGGLIFGYDIGISGGVTAMDDFLKEFFPAVWEKKKHVHENNYCKYDNQFLQLFTSSLYLAALVASFIASAVCSKLGRKPTMQFASVFFLIGVGLTAGAVNLIMLIFGRILLGFGVGFGNQAVPLFLSEIAPAQLRGGLNIVFQLMVTIGILIANLVNYFTATVHPYGWRIALGGAAIPAVILLFGSLIICETPTSLIERNKNEEGKEVLRKIRGVEDINEEYESIVHACDIASQVKDPYRKLLKPASRPPFIIGMLLQLFQQFTGINAIMFYAPVLFQTVGFGSDAALLSAVITGSINVLSTFVGIYLVDKTGRRFLLLQSSVHMLICQLIIGIILAKDLGTTGTLGKPQALVVVIFVCVYVMGFAWSWGPLGWLIPSETFPLETRSAGFAVAVSCNMFFTFVIAQAFLSMLCGMRSGIFFFFSAWIIVMGLFAMFFIPETKGVAIDDMRESVWKPHWFWKRYMLSEDDVEKRN, via the exons ATGGCTGTTGTTGTATCATCTAACGGGAACGCTCCGGCTTTCGAAGCCAAGCTTACTGTCTATGTATTCATCTGCGTTGTAATTGCTGCTTTCGGCGGTTTGATCTTCGGTTACGACATCGGAATTTCCG GTGGAGTGACGGCTATGGACGATTTCTTGAAAGAATTTTTCCCTGCTGtgtgggagaagaagaagcacgTTCATGAGAACAACTACTGCAAGTATGATAACCAGTTCTTGCAACTATTCACTTCGTCTCTTTACCTAGCTGCGCTCGTGGCCAGCTTCATCGCTTCAGCCGTATGTTCTAAACTCGGAAGGAAGCCCACGATGCAGTTCGCTTCTGTCTTCTTCTTGATCGGTGTGGGGCTAACCGCTGGAGCCGTTAACCTCATCATGTTGATCTTTGGAAGAATCTTACTTGGCTTTGGTGTTGGCTTTGGCAACCAg GCAGTGCCGCTTTTCTTGTCGGAGATTGCTCCAGCCCAGCTCAGGGGAGGTCTCAACATTGTATTCCAACTCATGGTCACTATTGGAATCCTGATAGCCAACCTTGTCAATTACTTCACCGCCACGGTACACCCTTACGGTTGGCGTATTGCTCTCGGTGGAGCTGCTATTCCCGCAGTTATCCTCCTCTTCGGTTCATTGATCATCTGCGAGACTCCCACGAGCCTCATCGAGCGCAACAAGAACGAAGAAGGCAAAGAAGTCTTAAGGAAGATCAGAGGAGTTGAAGATATAAATGAAGAGTATGAATCTATTGTTCATGCTTGTGACATTGCCAGCCAGGTCAAGGACCCTTACAGGAAACTGTTGAAGCCAGCGAGTCGCCCACCGTTCATCATCGGAATGCTTCTCCAGCTTTTCCAGCAGTTTACAGGAATCAATGCCATTATGTTTTACGCACCGGTTCTGTTTCAGACCGTTGGTTTTGGAAGCGACGCAGCTCTTCTCTCTGCGGTTATCACGGGAAGTATCAACGTTCTGAGTACGTTTGTTGGGATCTACCTCGTCGACAAAACTGGTCGGAGATTCCTTCTTCTCCAATCTTCAGTTCACATGCTCATTTGCCAG TTGATCATTGGAATCATCCTAGCGAAAGACTTGGGGACGACGGGGACACTAGGGAAGCCACAAGCACTAGTGGTGGTGatctttgtgtgtgtttacGTGATGGGATTCGCGTGGTCATGGGGACCTTTAGGATGGTTGATTCCTAGCGAGACGTTTCCACTAGAGACTCGAAGTGCAGGGTTCGCTGTTGCTGTCTCGTGCAACATGTTCTTCACGTTCGTGATCGCGCAGGCGTTCTTGTCTATGCTCTGCGGGATGAGATCGGggatattcttcttcttcagtgcTTGGATCATTGTGATGGGACTGTTTGCGATGTTCTTCATACCCGAGACGAAAGGAGTGGCCATTGATGATATGAGGGAGAGTGTGTGGAAACCACATTGGTTCTGGAAAAGGTATATGCTTTCTGAGGATGATGTGGAGAAGAGAAACTGA
- the LOC108862355 gene encoding long chain acyl-CoA synthetase 6, peroxisomal — translation MDSSSAAAARRRINSIHSHLVTSSRSSPLLRSNPTAAGGEFCLDSGYSVVLPEKLSTGDWNVHRSARSPFKLVSRFPDHPDIATLHDNFEHAVHDFRDYKYLGTRVRVDGTVGDYKWMTYGEAGTARTALGSGLVHHGIPTGSSIGIYFINRPEWPIVDHACSAYSYVSVPLYDTLGPDAVQFIVNHANVQAIFCVAETLNSLISGLSEMPSVRLVVVVGGLNESLPSPPASAGVKVVSYSVLLNQGRSKPQPFVPPKPDDVATICYTSGTTGTPKGVVLTHTNLISNVAGSSFSVKFFSSDIYISYLPLAHIYERANQILTVYFGVAVGFYQGDNMKLLDDLAALRPTVFSSVPRLYNRIYDGINNTVKSSGGLKEKLFNAAYNAKKQALLNGKSASPIWDRLVFNKIKDKLGGRVRFMTSGASPLSPEVMEFMKICFGARVLEGYGMTETACVISGMDEGDNLIGHVGSPNPACEIKLVDVPEMNYTSADQPHPRGEICVRGPIVFRGYYKDEVQTREVVDEGGWLHTGDIGLWLPGGRLQIIDRKKNIFKLAQGEYIAPEKIENVYAKCKFVGQCFIYGDSFNSSLVAVVSVDPDVLKSWAASQRIKDGDLRELCNNPKVKAAVLSDLDAVGREAKLRGFEFAKAVTLVLEPFTLENGLLTPTLKIKRSQAKEYFAEAITNMYKELAASDPTRRQ, via the exons ATGGATTCTTCCTCCGCCGCAGCAGCACGCCGCCGCATAAACTCCATCCACTCCCACCTCGTCACGTCTTCTCGCTCCTCCCCTCTCCTCCGCTCCAATCCCACCGCCGCCGGAGGCGAGTTCTGTCTTG ATAGTGGCTATAGCGTCGTGCTCCCAGAGAAACTGAGCACTGGCGATTGGAATGTCCACAG ATCTGCACGATCTCCGTTCAAGCTGGTTAGCAGATTCCCTGATCATCCCGACATCGCCACTCTCCATGACAACTTTGA GCATGCTGTTCATGATTTTCGGGATTACAAGTATTTAGGAACTCGTGTTCGCGTTGACGGAACAGTTGGAGA CTACAAATGGATGACGTATGGAGAAGCAGGTACAGCGAGAACTGCTCTAGGTTCTGGTTTGGTTCATCACGGAATCCCTACG GGGTCGTCTATTGGAATTTACTTTATCAACCGTCCGGAGTGGCCCATTGTTGATCATGCTTGTTCTGCTTATTCTTATGTGTCTGTTCCTTTGTATGATACTCTTG GTCCTGATGCTGTACAATTTATTGTCAATCATGCAAATGTGCAAGCTATATTTTGTGTGGCGGAGACGTTGAACTCC TTAATTAGCGGCTTGTCTGAGATGCCAAGTGTACGCCTCGTGGTG GTTGTTGGAGGGTTGAATGAATCTTTGCCTTCGCCTCCCGCTTCAGCAGGAGTGAAAGTCGTATCATATTCAGTGTTACTGAATCAG GGCCGCAGTAAACCTCAGCCGTTCGTACCACCAAAACCCGATGATGTTGCAACAATATGCTATACAAGCGGAACAACTGGGACCCCCAAG GGAGTCGTATTGACTCATACGAACTTGATTTCAAATGTTGCTGGATCCAGTTTTAGTGTGAAATTTTTCTCTTCAGATAT TTACATTTCATATCTTCCCCTGGCGCACATTTACGAACGAGCAAATCAGATCCTAACAGTGTACTTTGGAGTTGCTGTTGGTTTCTACCAAGGG GACAATATGAAGCTACTGGATGATTTGGCGGCTCTGAGGCCTACTGTATTCAGCAGTGTTCCTCGCTTATACAATAGAATATATGATGG TATCAACAATACAGTAAAATCCTCTGGCGGGCTGAAAGAGAAGCTCTTCAATGCTGCCTATAATGCAAAGAAGCAGGCTCTCCTAAATG GAAAGAGTGCTTCTCCAATATGGGACAGGTTggtttttaataagataaaggACAAACTTGGAGGCCGGGTTCGTTTTATGACGTCTGGGGCTTCACCTCTGTCTCCTGAAGTCATGGAATTTATGAAAAT ATGCTTTGGAGCAAGGGTTTTAGAGGGATATGGAATGACTGAAACGGCTTGTGTTATAAGTGGAATGGACGAGGGTGATAACCTCATTGGACATGTTGGCTCTCCTAATCCAGCTTGTG AAATAAAGCTTGTGGATGTCCCGGAGATGAACTACACATCAGCAGATCAGCCTCATCCCCGCGGCGAAATTTGTGTGAGGGGTCCTATCGTTTTTAGAGGCTACTACAAAGATGAAGTTCAAAC GAGAGAAGTGGTTGATGAAGGTGGTTGGCTTCACACTGGAGATATAGGCCTGTGGCTTCCGGGAGGACGTCTACAAATTATTGACAG GAAGAAGAACATCTTCAAATTGGCGCAAGGGGAGTACATAGCTCCAGAGAAAATCGAAAACGTCTATGCCAAATGCAAATTTGTGGGACAATGCTTCATTTACG gCGATAGCTTTAATTCATCATTGGTTGCTGTAGTATCGGTCGATCCAGATGTGCTTAAAAGCTGGGCTGCTTCACAACGCATTAAG GATGGAGATCTGAGAGAATTGTGCAATAACCCGAAAGTGAAAGCAGCAGTACTATCTGACTTGGACGCTGTTGGaagagaagccaag TTGCGAGGCTTTGAGTTTGCAAAAGCTGTGACGTTGGTGCTTGAGCCTTTCACGCTAGAAAATGGCTTGTTGACACCGACATTAAAG ATTAAGAGATCACAAGCAAAGGAATATTTCGCAGAAGCAATAACAAACATGTACAAGGAGCTTGCTGCTTCTGATCCCACCCGCCGCCAATAA
- the LOC108862356 gene encoding uncharacterized protein LOC108862356, producing MVSEAVSKMESPPLIGPRISFSADLSDGGDFISITPVMCKELEKGSVKVSDFEFLSENVSPQRMHTADELFSEGKLLPFWQAKHSEKLKNVNLKTNEEEEEQSRNVEVTMKSSNDNRVSWFIDEDPSPRPPKCTVLWKELLRLKKQRNSSSSSSARTVSSLSPSSSTSSSSSLEDAAKEGKRGKKGLERTRSASMRIRPMIHVPICTPSKSSVPLPPLFPLSLKKNRAEKRT from the coding sequence ATGGTTTCGGAGGCGGTTTCGAAGATGGAATCACCACCGTTGATTGGACCTCGTATCTCTTTCTCAGCTGATTTATCCGACGGTGGAGACTTCATCAGCATCACTCCCGTGATGTGCAAAGAGCTAGAGAAAGGGTCAGTGAAAGTCTCCGACTTTGAGTTCTTGTCGGAGAATGTGAGTCCACAGAGGATGCATACCGCCGACGAGCTCTTCTCCGAAGGAAAGTTGCTTCCTTTCTGGCAAGCGAAGCACTCGGAGAAGCTTAAAAACGTTAACTTGAAGaccaacgaagaagaagaagaacagagtcGTAACGTGGAAGTGACGATGAAGAGTAGTAACGATAACAGAGTGAGTTGGTTTATAGACGAAGACCCGTCTCCTCGTCCTCCGAAATGCACAGTTCTTTGGAAAGAGCTTTTGCGtttgaagaaacagaggaactcttcttcttcttcttcggcgAGGACGGTGTCTTCGTTGTCTCCGTCGTCGTCCACGTCATCGTCGAGCTCGCTTGAGGATGCGGCGAAGGAAGGGAAGAGAGGTAAGAAAGGATTGGAGAGGACGAGATCGGCGAGTATGAGGATTAGGCCGATGATTCACGTCCCTATTTGCACTCCTTCTAAATCCTCTGTTCCGTTGcctcctctgtttcctctgtcTCTTAAGAAAAACAGAGCAGAAAAACGCACTTGA